The DNA sequence AAATGCTTGTGGACTATCTTAATGAAGTTTATGCACTCCTAAGGGAGGGTAAAAAAGAACAAGCTATTAGGATTTTTAAAGAGGAGCTACTCCACTATGTGAACTGGCATCTTACAAGGGAGGAAAAATTTATGGAGGCTATCGGATATCCAGAGCTTGAAGCTCACAAAAAAACTCATGAAATGTTTAGAAAGGTAATATATGACTTATCGTCAAGGTTAGAAAACGGAGATGCGGAAGCTTTTAGAGAAGCATTGGCTATTGCCTGGGGATGGCTTATGACACATATAGGTAAAACG is a window from the Aquificaceae bacterium genome containing:
- a CDS encoding bacteriohemerythrin encodes the protein MLVELTEDLKTGVEEMDKDHQMLVDYLNEVYALLREGKKEQAIRIFKEELLHYVNWHLTREEKFMEAIGYPELEAHKKTHEMFRKVIYDLSSRLENGDAEAFREALAIAWGWLMTHIGKTDKKYGEYAKEKGLI